A window of Hippoglossus stenolepis isolate QCI-W04-F060 chromosome 16, HSTE1.2, whole genome shotgun sequence contains these coding sequences:
- the limd2 gene encoding LIM domain-containing protein 2 isoform X1 translates to MDTRGPTEEKPVQRSKSFSFKTQKEVCTSCEKTVYPMERLVANNLVFHTTCFCCKHCNAKLSLGSFAALQGEFYCKPHFQQLFKSKGNYDEGFGRKQHKELWSAKDQENMTKTA, encoded by the exons ATG GACACCAGAGGCCCCACTGAAGAAAAACCTGTCCAGCGATCAAAG TCTTTCAGCTTTAAGACTCAAAAGGAAGTCTGTACATCATGTGAGAAGACTGTCTACCCAATGGAGAGATTAGTTGCCAACAACCTGGTCTTCCATACAACATGCTTCTGCTGCAAGCACTGCAATGCCAAACTCAG CCTTGGCTCCTTTGCAGCTCTTCAAGGCGAATTCTACTGCAAACCCCACTTCCAACAGCTGTTCAAAAGCAAAGGCAACTATGACGAGGGCTTTGGACGCAAACAGCATAAAGAGCTCTGGTCCGCCAAGGACCaagaaaatatgacaaagaCGGCATAA